The sequence ttatgagagctcaGGTTACTCTgatggccttcagctcttctgcattgttgggtctggcatactgcatctttctcttcacaataccccatagatttcctatggggttaaggtcaggtgagtttgttGGTAGCTTtgtcactgtgtgcaggtgccaagtcttGTTGGAAAaggaaatctgcatctccataaagttggtcagcagcaggaagcatgaagtgctctaaaacttcctggtatatggctgtgttgaccttggacctcagagaacacagtggaccaacaccagcagatgacatggcaccccaaaccatcactgactgtggaaactttacactggacctcaagcaacatggattgtgtgcctctcctctcttcctccagactctggtaacctgatttccaaaggaaatgcaagaTGTACTTTCGTCAGacaacataactttggaccactcagcagcagtccagtcctttttgtcttaaGACACTTCTGACAcggtctgttgttcaagagtggcttgacacaaggaatgcgagaggtgaaacccatgtcttgcatacatctgtgcgtagtggttcttgaagcactgactccagctgcagtcttctccagggtgtggttatcccttttgcttgtacaattttttttcttccacaacttttccttcccttcgcctctctgttaatgtgcttggacactgagctctgtgaacagccagcctcttttgcaatgtcatttgtgtcttgccctctttgtgcaaggtgtcaatggtcaaaTTTTggaactttttgatgatattctaattatatgaccagcatctgTATTGTCCAAAAATATGGACTTAACCCATTCCCTACCCCTAGACtaacccataatttattcctagaatcagtgtgaaatgatagctgattaacaagagtgtagaagtgcctaaccctgattgtaagagtaaaacagatatttcctgagaAGTTATATCTCAATTGTGATTGGTTGTTAGGAATGtttttccaggatcaacaagtatgttgatccaggaacatgttgtactttgtGAAATCACACTCACCATATAATGATAAAAGCTTATACTTTCTTTTTAGTTGTAATTGAGCAGTTAATTTATCGTATAATATGCAGCAGGTACTGGTGTAACTCCAGAaactcacaggaaactttgtgcatttttactttctcaaaaaaactcattctgtatgatttataagcgttttgacatgggttatgtcctcataagtcaccctctccttgtaatacctgtgtcatacccatgtcattatacagagttgtgtcctgatatgtcacaaaaacatgcccacacacacacacacacacacagcagtgagaagtgaacacacagtgaacacacacccggagcagtgggcagccatatccagctcccagggagcaactgggggctCAGTGCCTTGcccaagggcacttcagccatgggtattgagggtggaagaaagcattgttcattcactccctccacctataCGATTCCTGCCaacaccgagactcaaacctgcgacttTCCGGTTCGGTTGGTTgtattaagttatttttaataaaaatactgatgttaattaatataaataattaactcaactgttgggtaacttttaacccaacaggattttaacccaatgggttgggttgaaataacctACAGATGGAAAGGTGCTTTACCATAGTTGGGTTacaggttgggttatttttaacccaacattttttggTGTGTAGAAACCAGACTTAGAAACATTCACAGCACATGGGAGTGTGAATGCACAAAATCATACAATACCACAACATAAACAACATTTCTGGATATAATTGTGAGTCTTAGTTGGGTCTTAAAGGTGATTGAACATATGATCAATAAAGCAGTAAAATTGGTTAATACTGAATCACAAAACATTTGCTATGTACAATCAAACAAGTTAACAATCAACAAAAGATTTCTTATCTGTTATTTACAGATGATAGCGGATCTGTCTTTATTATACCATGTGCACATGGTCAAAAGTAaaatttgcatttcctttggaaatcaggatACCAGAGTcttgaggaagagaggagaggcacacaatccatgttgcttgaggtccagtgtaaagtttccacagtcagtgatggtttggggggccatgtcatctgctggtgttggtccactgtgttttctggtgccaaattactgcagcaatgcggcgtggcatggagtcgatcagtctgtggcactgctcaggtgttatgagagctcaGGTTACTCTgatggccttcagctcttctgcattgttgggtctggcatactgcatctttctcttcacaataccccatagatttcctatggggttaaggtcaggtgagtttgttGGTAGCTTtgtcactgtgtgcaggtgccaagtcttGTTGGAAAaggaaatctgcatctccataaagttggtcagcagcaggaagcatgaagtgctctaaaacttcctggtatatggctgcgttgaccttggacctcagaaaacacagtggaccaacaccaggagatgacatggcaccccaaaccatcactgactgtggaaactttacactggacctcaagcaacatggattgtgtgcctctcctctcttcctccagactctggtaacctgatttccaaaggaaatgctaaatttacttccgttagagaacataactttggaccactcagcagcagtccagtcctttttgtcttaaGACACTTCTGACAcggtctgttgttcaagagtggcttgacacaaggaatgcgagaggtgaaacccatgtcttgcatacatctgtgcgtagtggttcttgaagcactgactccagctgcagtcttctccagggtgtggttatcccttttgcttgtacactttttttcttccacaacttttccttcccttcgcctctctgttaatgtgcttggacactgagctctgtgaacagccagcctcttttgcaatgtcATTTGTGTCTTGCActccttgtgcaaagtgtcaaTGGTCAAATTTTGGAACTTTTGATGATATtccaattatatgaccagcacctgtattgtccaaaaatatagacttaacccattCCCTACCCCTAGACTAACCCTACCCAGAATTTATTCCTagaatcagtgtgaaatgatagctgattaacaagagtgtagaagtgCCTAACCCTGAgtaaaacagatatttcttgaaaagttatatctcaattctgattggttgttagGAATGtttttccaggatcaacaagtatgttgatccaggaacttGTTGTACTCTGTGAAATCACCATCATATAATGATAAAAACGTATACTTTCTTTTCAGTTGTAATTGGACAGTTCATTTATGGTATAATATGCAGGTACTGGTGTAACTCCAGAAACCAGACTGAGAAACACTCACAACACATGGTCTGTAAAAGCTCAGGGAGTGTGAatgcaaaaaaatcatacaatacCACAACATAAACAACATTTCTAGATATTATTATGAGTCTTAGTTGGGTCTTAAAACGTGATTGAACATATGATCAATAAAGCAGTAAAATGGGTTAATATTGAATCACAAAACATTTGCTATGTACAATCAAACAAGATAACAATCAACAAAAGATTTGTTATCTGTTAGTTACAGATGATAACGGATCTGTCTTTATTATAAATACCATGTGCACATGTGTCTTCTTAAGAGAATTCTAGAGTTTTTCTCCTGTTCACACATTCAACATGCTGGTGCAAAAGTTAAGCTGGATCATTTGTAAGTTTTCATTTAGAATTGAATTTCAATGATTTCAAATGTTCTTATCggtgtttcaattaatttattttcattttgactttCAGTGCTGCTCTTCCTGTGTCAACATGGTAAGAATtgcataatatataatgtataaactcattaaataaaaaagattttcaagtacagaacaaaattaatttattatttaagtacttttatcattaattatattattagggTCTATTATGAATTTTATCTTCTTACATGTTTCCTCCCTGCAGGAGCAGAAGCCAAAAGAACAGTGGCCTGTGAAGGAAAATCTTTGCGCCTCAGCTGTGGTGAGTAATCCAATCATTTCGAAGTTATATTTGTGGTCTTTCGTGCCAAAATTGCACCGAATGAGAGACAGGAAGCAATTAAGAGAAAAGAGAAGAACAGGAGGAGACCTGAACCCATAATTGTACTACAATTCacatgatatttttaaataaatatataaataaatagattaatgattattttttgtctgtgtcagtttggggattaATAAAGGTCATTAAAGCCAACTATGGGAGGACTGATCGCACAACATGCACTTATGGCAAACCAGCTCATCAAACCTCAAATATGCGCTGTTTCCTAGGAACATCCCTCCATACGATGTCCATTCGGTAGGATCAACACATAAAGCagagaaagaatgaatgaatgaatgaatgaatgaataaataaataaataaataaataaataaataaataaataaataaataaataaatttatttatttatttttgcaatttaaatttATGCTTAATTTTACAAGAGCAAGAAAAATATAATTCTTATGACAATGGAATATTAAAACTCTGCTTAACTTGTCATTGTCTGTCCAGGTGTGATGGAAGAAAGAGCTGTTCTGTTCCAGCAGTGAACTCCGTTTTCTCCAATCCTTGTGTTGGTACCTATAAATACCTGGATGTGCATTACGTCTGTGTCAAAAAAGGTACATTTTGAAGTtgataatcataaaattatttagCTTCAAACATGCTATGTAGATGACAacaaataataatcttttttttaaatttgtttaagaTGCATTGCGAGGAAACCAAATAGGTGCATCAGATTCTGTCCACTCTGATCCTGTCACAGTGTCCAAAAGTACCTGGAAGTGATGTACAACTGTATAATTTAGTGACCCTGTCATgctaatgtatttatgtttttttagtgAAAAGAAAATTGACTATATAATAAtactatagatagatatatataattatgGATAATTTGTGGGGTTCTGTCTGTTAGACTCTCTGTTAGATATATGTAAGACACAGTTTTATCTGCATAACTGTATGTAACTATAATGTTGTTGAACATCaaagtgtataaaaaaataaataaaacaacatctgAAAGGAAACTCAGCATCAACAAACCTGATTATTTGAGAACAATTAAGAGATCTGGTGAAAGAACAACTCAAATTCTCTAGCCAATGTTTCAAACGCAATTTCTGACATTCTTTAAAAACAAGACCACATAATAAGGTATGGTTTTTTATTGATTAGAGTTTAAAGACATTCTCCTGATATAAAGATATAACTTAAGCCCACACGCCCTCGTCCTGAAAGCCCCTCAACTTGCACGTGTCAGTGtgtatgaatagattaaatgaaactggacacatttaatcttgacaaactatgtgtcattataaagatctaagcctcaagcatcgacgacagatcgctgttttgcaatggaaagcttataaagactgtatttgctacatttgtgtaagcagtacacatgaaaaacattaacattggaaacgctgtacataccagatgcgtcgtaataacgagtcataaacacatccacagctgtaaatcccggtttagttagaaaggtaagggtcctctgaacaacatctcatgaagcacgtttagtccaatgaagcaataatgttgtaatatgggtcataattcctttgtttacttttaagttcttcagcgacagaactgtttgcttccgttatggaataactcacggtcggaaactgtGTCTTGTTAGTAAAACTGCGTCTTGTTAGTAAAAACacagcatggttttgcagcgtacagtgtcacaaacagaatgagaagatccactggaaaaaaagaatgaatgaaagataggcgaaagatagtagTATATTTGAGTTTTGGCGCCCCctcgtgacgcgctctgacgcaccagtcagctgatggaggcggaacttatagcaatcgtctttttctttgtttgttttatttttcaacagtttttatatacgtgagagtgtgttttatgttgaatgtgaatgtatctgcatgataaccatctgtttgagtgcaaatcagccctaATCAGCTCCCTATTACTGTACTCATGAGACATGACTTTCAACACATAACTTTTCTATTGctcctggactcatttaatgtatttttatgtcaaataaaaaatgtttaagtgtggtaaaaaaaattcaaggcgcttcagtgtctataacttttaatatgtttgagcattatcaaatctggttaataaaaagtaaagcccaaagggtcttctttccaaagacaccaaaattatgtttgtaacacactgaagtaggaaactgttacaattataagttaggtagagcactttcagctgtgagtcccataatggggggtgctgtcTAACAGGTTAAAATTACAGTGCCAtgtgtagtcaagtcacctttatttattttgtataagacacACGTTGAACATATATAGACAAATAGTTCCAAGAAGATATTTGGGGggaaaaatgatgacagaaatttcatttttgggtggattatcactttaaccaatttaaattcgctatagcttttaactcatttaaattcactcatttgtaaagtgagtgaatcaatgaaatatcattacagtgcatgttaactgaacttttttttttttaaatattcttttaaagttggcactaattagtgctgtaCATGAATCACGAGACAAGCCAGAATCCACATgtcctggtgcttggtgacaaggaaaactcttcccaagtttttattattttaaacagggAGGCGATTGAACAGGAGATGATACTACAAGCAGTTGATCTGtgtttcaaacttttctttgtatatgacatCTACTACCTAAAGCCCTCTGCTCCCATATGAGAGTTTTTGGAACACACAGTCTTTAATAGTttctaccttttttattttattgatgttatgttcattttatttggaAGTCGTAACATTTGCCAAGTGCGGTAACCCAtattcggaattggtgctctgcatttaacccatccaagtgcgctcgcacacacacacacacacacacacacacacacacacacacacacacacacacacacacacacacacacacacacacacacacacacacacacacacacacacacagcagtgagaagtgaacacacagtgaacacacacccggagcagtgggcagccatatccagctcccggggagcaactgggggctcagtgccttgctcaagggcacttcagccatgggtattgagagtGGAAGAAAGCATTGTTCATTTACTCCCTCCACCTATACGattcctgccagcaccgagactcaaacctgcgacttTCCGGTTCGGTTGGTTgtattaagttatttttaataaaaatactgatgttaattaatataaataattaactcaactgttgggtaacttttaacccaacaggattttaacccaatgggttgggttgaaataacctACAGATGGAAAGGTGCTTTACCATAGTTGGGTTacaggttgggttatttttaacccaacattttttggTGTGTAGAAACCAGACTTAGAAACATTCACAGCACATGGTTTGTAAAAGCTCTGGGAGTGTGAATGCACAAAATCATACAATACCACAACATAAACAACATTTCTGGATATAATTGTGAGTCTTAGTTGGGTCTTAAAGGTGATTGAACATATGATCAATAAAGCAGTAAAATTGGTTAATACTGAATCACAAAACATTTGCTATGTACAATCAAACAAGTTAACAATCAACAAAAGATTTCTTATCTGTTATTTACAGATGATAGCGGATCTGTCTTTATTATACCATGTGCACATGGTCAAAAGTAaaatttgcatttcctttggaaatcaggatACCAGAGTcttgaggaagagaggagaggcacacaatccatgttgcttgaggtccagtgtaaagtttccacagtcagtgatggtttggggggccatgtcatctgctggtgttggtccactgtgttttctggtgccaaattactgcagcaatgcggcgtggcatggagtcgatcagtctgtggcactgctcaggtgttatgagagctcaGGTTACTCTGATGGcattcagctcttctgcattgttgggtctggcatactgcatctttctcttcacaataccccatagatttcctatggggttaaggtcaggtgagtttgttggtagctttggcactgtgtgcaggtgccaagtcttGTTGGAAAaggaaatctgcatctccataaagttggtcagcagcaggaagcatgaagtgctctaaaacttcctggtatatggctgcgttgaccttggacctcagaaaacacagtggaccaacaccagcagatgacatggcaccccaaaccatcactgactgtggaaactttacactggacttcaagcaacatggattgtgtgcctctcctctcttcctccagactctggtaacctgatttccaaaggaaatgctaaatttacttccgttagagaacataactttggaccactcagcagcagtccagtcctttttgtcttaaGACACTTCTGACAcggtctgttgttcaagagtggcttgacacaaggaatgcgagaggtgaaacccatgtcttgcatacatctgtgcgtagtggttcttgaagcactgactccagctgcagtcttctccagggtgtggttatcccttttgctttacactttttttcttccacaacttttccttcccttcgcctctctgttaatgtgcttggacactgagctctgtgaacagccagcctcttttgcaatgtcATTTGTGTCTTGCActccttgtgcaaagtgtcaaTGGTCAAATTTTGGaacttttgatgatattctaattatatgaccagcacctgtattgtccaaaaatatagacttaacccattCCCTACCCCTAGACTAACCCTACCCAGAATTTATTCCTagaatcagtgtgaaatgatagccgattaacaagagtgtagaagtgcctaaccctgattgtaagagtaaaacagatatttcttgaaaagttatatctcaattctgattggttgttagGAATGtttttccaggatcaacaagtatgttgatccaggaacttGTTGTACTCTGTGAAATCACCATCATATAATGATAAAAACGTATACTTTCTTTTCAGTTGTAATTGGACAGTTCATTTATGGTATAATATGCAGGTACTGGTGTAACTCCAGAAACCAGACTGAGAAACACTCACAACACATGGTCTGTAAAAGCTCAGGGAGTGTGAATGCAAAAAATCATACAATACCACAACATAAACAACATTTCTAGATATTATTATGAGTCTTAGTTGGGTCTTAAAACGTGATTGAACATATGATCAATAAAGCAGTAAAATGGGTTAATattgaaacacaaaacatttgcTATGTACAATCAAACAAGATAACAATCAACAAAAGATTTGTTATCTGTTAGTTACAGATGATAACGGATCTGTCTTTATTATAAATACCATGTGCACATGTGTCTTCTTAAGAGAATTCTAGAGTTTTTCTCCTGTTCACACATTCAACATGCTGGTGCAAAAGTTAAGCTGGATCATTTGTAAGTTTTCATTTAGAATTGAATTTCAATGATTTCAAATGTTCTTATCggtgtttcaattaatttattttcattttgactttCAGTGCTGCTCTTCCTGTGTCAACATGGTAAGAATTGcataatatataatgtacaaactcattaaataaaaaagattttcaggtacagaacaaaattaatttattatttaagtacttttatcattaattgtattattaggGTCTATTATGAATTTTATCTTCTTACATGTTTCCTCCCTGCAGGAGCAGAAGCCAAAAGAACAGTGGCCTGTGAAGGAAAATCTTTGCGCCTCAGCTGTGGTGAGTAATCCAATCATTTCGAAGTTATATTTGTGGTCTTTCGTGCCAAAATTGCACCGAATGAGAGACAGGAAGCAATTAAGAGAAAAGAGAAGAACAGGAGGAGACCTGAACCCATAATTGTACTACAATTCacatgatatttttaaataaatatataaataaatagattaataattattttttgtctgtgtcagtttggggattaATAAAGGTCATTAAAGCCAACTATGGGAGGACTGATCGCACAACATGCACTTATGGCAAACCAGCTCATCAAACCTCAAATATGCGCTGTTTCCTAGGAACATCCCTCCATACGATGTCCATTCGGTAGGATCAACACATAAAGCagagaaagaatgaatgaatgaataaataaataaatacataaataaataaataaatgaatatatttatttattatttgcaattTAAATTTATGCTTAATTTTACAAGAGCAAGAAAAATAGAATTCTTATGACAATGGAATATTAAAACTCTGCTTAACTTGTCATTGTCTGTCCAGGTGTGATGGAAGAAAGAGCTGTTCTGTTCCAGCAGTGAACTCCGTTTTCTCCAATCCTTGTGTTGGTACCTATAAATACCTGGATGTGCATTACGTCTGTGTCAAAAAAGGTACATTTTGAAGTtgataatcataaaattatttagCTTCAAACATGCTATGTAGATGACAacaaataataatcttttttttttttattcgtttaaGATGCATTGCGAGGAAACCAAATAGGTGCATCAGATTCTGTCCACTCTGATCCTGTCACAGTGTCCAAAAGTACCTGGAAGTGATGTACAACTGTATAATTTAGTGACCCTGTCATgcttatgtattttatgtttttttagtgAAAAGAAAATTGACTATATAATAATACTATAGATAGATATAAGTAATTAAAGATAATTTGTGGGGTATTCTCTGTTAGTTATATGTAAGACACACTTTTATCTGCATAAATGTATATAACTATAATGTTGTTGAACATCaaagtgtataaaaaaataaataaaacaacatctgAAAGGAAACTCAGCATCAACAAACCTCATTATTTGAGAACAATTAAGAGATCTGGTGAAAGAACAACTCAAATTCTCTAGCCAATGTTTCAAACGCAAATTCTGACATTCTTTAAAAACAAGACCACATAATAAGGTATGGCTTTTTATTGATTAGAATTTAAAGACATTCTCCTGATATAAAGATATAACTTAAGCCTACACCAGCAGACTGttggtataatattttttatgctaGTTGCAATAACCTGAGTATTTCCATTTTGAtgtgtttgaaatatgttttaaaagggAAAGTGAAACAGTACATTATTggcttaggcctgtaattgactgATTATTGTGTTTATATAGGAGTAATAAGCCTGTGT is a genomic window of Carassius auratus strain Wakin chromosome 23, ASM336829v1, whole genome shotgun sequence containing:
- the LOC113041502 gene encoding rhamnose-binding lectin-like, with the translated sequence MLVQKLSWIILLLFLCQHGAEAKRTVACEGKSLRLSCVWGLIKVIKANYGRTDRTTCTYGKPAHQTSNMRCFLGTSLHTMSIRCDGRKSCSVPAVNSVFSNPCVGTYKYLDVHYVCVKKDALRGNQIGASDSVHSDPVTVSKSTWK
- the LOC113041501 gene encoding rhamnose-binding lectin-like; translated protein: MLVQKLSWIILLLFLCQHGAEAKRTVACEGKSLRLSCVWGLIKVIKANYGRTDRTTCTYGKPAHQTSNMRCFLGTSLHTMSIRCDGRKSCSVPAVNSVFSNPCVGTYKYLDVHYVCVKKDALRGNQIGASDSVHSDPVTVSKSTWK